In a single window of the Papaver somniferum cultivar HN1 chromosome 8, ASM357369v1, whole genome shotgun sequence genome:
- the LOC113304501 gene encoding transcription initiation factor TFIID subunit 10-like has translation MNNQNQNQQNHNQSSEVRHDDDAALSDFLASLMDYTPTIPDELVEHYVAKSGFQCPDVRLIRLVAVATQKFIAEVATDALQHSKARQSAVVKDKKQQKDKRLTLTMDDLSKSLREYGVNMKHQEYFADSPSTGTESTSREE, from the exons ATGAATAACCAAAATCAGAATCAACAAAATCATAATCAATCAAGTGAAGTGAGGCATGATGATGATGCTGCACTCTCAGATTTTCTTGCTTCTCTTATGGATTACACCCCTACT ATTCCAGATGAATTAGTGGAACATTATGTAGCCAAGAGCGGATTTCAATGCCCTGATGTTCGATT AATAAGGCTTGTTGCAGTTGCCACACAGAAGTTCATTGCTGAGGTTGCCACCGATGCTCTTCA GCACTCTAAGGCAAGGCAGTCTGCAGTAGTCAAAGATAAGAAACAGCAAAAG GACAAACGCCTAACCTTGACGATGGATGATCTGTCTAAGTCACTACGTGAG TATGGAGTCAATATGAAGCACCAAGAGTATTTTGCCGACAGCCCCTCTACTGGGACAGAATCTACTTCAAGGGAGGAATGA